CTCGCTGGGCGACGACGAGACGGCGATGGGCGTGAAGTGCCCCCGGGAGGCCCGTGCCGAGCTGATCGCCGCCGAGCCGGAGAAGTTCTTCATCCGTGAGGGGCACGACGACCACTACGCCTGGATGCGTGTCCGGCTGTCCGCCCTGGAGGACGCGGGCGAGCTGGCCGCCATCCTCGCCGACTCCTGGCGGCAGGTCGCCCCGCGCCGGCTGGCGGCGGCGCATCCGGAGCTGGGCGTGTCGGAGGAGGGCGCGGCGGCGGAGCAGGGCGACGGGTGAGCGGGGAGGGCCGCGGGGAGAGCGGGGTCAGCGTGACGGGTGAGCGGGGAGTGGGGTCGGGGCGGCGCGTGACGGGTCGAGGGCGGCCGGGGCGCGCGGAGGTGCGGTCCCGTGATCAGGGGCGCAGGAATCCGGTGATCCGCTTCCGCAGTCCCCGCGGGTCCAGGCCGTGCGCCGCGAGGTGCTCCTCCAGCTGCCCGTACCGGCGCAGCTCCGCGCGGCCCACGCCCAGCCCGAGCACCCGGTGGGGCAGGTCGATCAGCGCTTCGCCCGCCGCCGCGGCGGAGGTGCCCGCCAGATACGGCTCCACGAGCACCACATCCGCGCTCGTGGCCGCACCGGCGGCCCGGCGCACCCCCGCCGCGTCGAACGGCCGCACGGTCGTCGCGTACAGCACGGTGACGTCGAGTCCCTCGGTGGCGGCGAGGACGTTGTCGAGCATGGGGCCGACCGCGATCACGATCCCGCGCCGCCCTTCGCGCACCACGGTGAACCCGGTCTTGCCGCTCACCGGCCGTGCCTCCCGGTTCGCCTGGAGGGAGAGGCGTACGTACACGCGGTCGTCGCCGGCGACCGACTCCCGCAGCAGGGCCTCGGCCTCGTCCGGATGACCCGGTACGTGCACGGTCCAGCCGTCGAGGGTGTCCAGGAGGGCGACGTCACCGGGCGCCATGTGCGTGAAGCCGCCGGCCGGCCAGTCGTAGGAGCCGCCGGCGCTCACCAGGATCCCGCCGACCCCCTGGTGCCCGAAGTCCAGCTTGACCTGCTCGAACGGTCGCTCGACCAGGAAGCTGGCGAAGGTGTGCACGATCGGCCGCATTCCCGTCAGCGCCATCCCCGCGCCGGCCCCGACCAGCAGCTGCTCCCGGATTCCGACGTTGATCACCCGGTCGGGGTGGGCGCGCCGGGCCGGGGCGAAGCCGTCGGCGCTGATGTCGGCGAGGACGACGGCCAGCCGGGGCTCCTCGTCGAGGAGCCGCGAGGTGGTGGTGATGAATCGGTCACGCATGGTGTCCATGAAGGGGTCCCTCCCGGGGGTTCCGGTGTGCGGAGCGGTGGTCGCGCGGTGGTGGTCGTACGGGGGTGGCCGCGGGGTCAGCTCTTGGGTTCGACGCGGGCGACGACGGCCAGCGGTCTGCCCGGGTGGGGCGCGGTGAACGCCGCGTACAGGGCTTCGTGGTCGCGGCCGTCCACGGTCACCGCCGCCCATCCGGCGGACGCGAAGCGGGAGGCGATGCCGCCGGGCCAGCCGTGGGTGGCGGACGCGTTGTCGATCACCAGCGTGTGGAGCTGTTCGAGCCCGGCCGGGCCCGCGTGGGCGATGGCCTCGTGATTGCTGCCCTCGTCCAGCTCGGCGTCGCCGATGAGAACCCAGACCCGGGGATCGGTGAGGCCCTGGGCGCGCAGCCCCAGCACGGTTCCGACGGCGAGCGGCAGCCCGTGTCCCAAGGAGCCGCTGCCGATCTCCGCCCCCGGCACCAGCAGCCGGTCCGGGTGGTGGCCGAGGGGCGAGTCGTACGCTCCGAAGCCGGGCAGCAGGTCCTCGCCGAAGAAGCCGTGTGCGGCGAGGACGGCGTAGTAGGCCATCGGCCCGTGTCCCTTGGACAGCAGGAAGCGGTCCCGCCCGGGGTCGTCGACCGTGTCCGGTGTGACTCGGAGCACCCTGTCGTAGAGCACCCACAGGGCGTCGAGCGTGGAATGGGCGGCGGGAGCGTGCTTCTCGGCGCCGGTCATCAGGGCGATCAGGCGGTCGAGGTCACGGAATTCGCGGAGGCCGCGTGCCGGCGCGGCGGTCGTGTTCGTCATGGCACCGAGCGTCCAACATCAAGCACGGTTGAGGTCAAGCCCGGAATGGTGTTGGTGACCACCTGCTGGAGTGCGGTATTGTTCTCATGCACGTTCAGCCAGGGGAAACCCCAGGTCAGACGGGCAGCGGGACGTGGCGCAGCTTGGTAGCGCACTTGACTGGGGGTCAAGGGGTCGCAGGTTCAAATCCTGTCGTCCCGACTGGAGACAGTCGTGGATCAGGGCCGGTTTCGGAGCAATCCGAAACCGGCCCTTGGTCGTTTCCGGGGATCGTTTCAGGAACCGGTCGGCACCGGCTGAGGTCGTCCGGCGCCCTTGAACGGGCAGCGGGTCATGGCGATGGGGCTCCGCAGTGACCGGGGTGCGTCGCCCAGCACGTCGAAGTGGGTCGGGCGCGCGCGTCAGTGCCCGGCGTCGGCGTGGCTGTCCCGGTCATGCCCCGGATTCTTCGTCGGGCAGGTACTCGGCGAGCGTCACGGGCAGGCACTCGGCGAGCAGGTCGACGACGTCGCGCCAGGCTCGCTGCGCGTGCCGTGGGTGGTGGCCGACGCCGGGGACCGCAGGATGGTCGACCGGCGGGTGGTGGAAGGCGTGCAGAGCGCCGCCGTAGACCGTGAGGCGCCAGTCGACGCCCGCCGCCTGCATCTCGGCGGCGAAGGCGTCCCGTTGCGCGGGCGGCACGATCGGGTCCTCCGACCCGACCCCGGCCCACACCGGGCAGCGAATGCGCGCCGCCTCGCCCGGCCGGCCGGTGGTAAGTGCGTTGAGCGTCCCGATCGCGCGCAGGTCGACGCCGTCGCGACCGAGTTCCAGCCCGATGGCGCCCCCGGTGCCGTAGCCGACGGCGGCGATCCGGTCGGGGTCGGTCCGCGGTTCGGTGCGCAGCACGTCGAGCGCCGCATGGCCGATGTCCCGCATCCGGTCGGGATCAGCGAGCAGCGGCAGGCAACGGGCCAGCATCTCCTCGGGGTCGTCCAGATAGCGCCCGCCGTGAAGGTCGAAGGCCAGTGCCACGTATCCCCGTTCGGCGAGAGCGTCGGCCCGGCGGCGCTCGACGTCGCTGAGCCCCGTGCCCTCCGGCCCGAGCAGCACCGCGGGCCGGCGGTCGACACCGGCCGGGAGTGCGAGGTGCCCGATCATCGTCAATCCATCGGCCGGATACGCGACCGTACGTGTGCTGATCGTCGTCATGGGACCGGACTGTAGTGATCGCCGAGCCCGGTCCGGCCGGTGTTCTGCGGTTGGCAGAACAGCGCGGGTATCCCTCACGGGTGGAGGTTGCGGCCGGGGCACGCGACGTATGCCGTCAGGGCGCTTGCGGGCCGGGCGTGCCGATGCGCTCGGCCGGGTGGGTGCTGGTCCGGGGGCGGTGGTCGGTGCCGAGGCCGGCGGTGATGGTCAGGATGGTCGCCGGTCCCGCCATGTCGACCGCGTGCCAGGCCCCGGCCGGATTGACCGTGGCCTCGCCCGGCCGGAGCGCGACGCGGTCGGGGACCCCGTCCACGTCGCGGGTGACCGTCACCGACCCGCTGAGGCAGACGACCAGTTCGTCGCCTGCGGGGTGGCGCTCCCAGTGGCCGCCGGGGCCCTCGCCGTCGAAGATCGTCACCATCCGGCCTTCGGCGCCGTCCGCCGCGACCGCGGCGCTGTAGGCCTGGAGCACCTCCGGGTCCCAGGCGAAGCCCTCGACGGGTTTCGCTCTCGATCCCAGCCCGAGGTGCACGGGGGTGGTCCGCAGGTCGATGGCGTTGCGTTCGTGGTCGACGAGTCTCATGCCGACATCGTCACAGGACGGCGATCGGGTGGTCTTGAAGGAAAGGGAACGGAAGCCGGCGCGAACGGGCAGCGGTCGGCGGCTACCCGGTCCCGAGGAGTACTTCGCCACGACGCCAGGCCGTAGGCGATCGGCCCGTGAACTCGCCCCAGTCCCGCACGAGATGGGCCTGGTCGGCGTAGCCGGACAGGGCCGCCACATCGGCCCACGGGAGCGGGGTGTGCGCCGTCGCCAGTTCGTGCGCGTACTCGAAGCGCAGAACCCGGGCGAAGGTCCTCGGCGACAGGCCCACCTCGTCCCGGAACCGCTCGGTGAGGTACCGACGGCTCCAGCCCAGTTCCGCGGCGACCGCCGAGACCCGGACGCGGCCCCGCGCGGCGACGAGGCTGCGCCAGGCCTCGGCGACCTCGGGGCGTACCCGGGGGAGGCGCTCGCCGCCCGCGCCGCGGCCGACGGCTCGCAGGAGCAACTCGTCCAGCGCGGCGAACCGCGCGGCCCAGGTCGTCGCCGCTCGGAGTCGGTCGACCAGCTCGACACCGAGAGCTCCGAGAAGCTCGTCGAGCGGGACCAGTCGGTCGGCGAGTGCGGAGGCGGGCATACCGTAGACGGCGCGAGCCCCGAGCGGTGTCAGCGACACCTGCACGCCCTGCCGGCGTCCGTCGTGGTGGATCGCGACGGACCGGGACATCAGACCGCCGGCCACACCGCCGAATCGAGTGACCGGCGCCCCGCCGTCCACACCCGCCGCCACCTCCAGGGGGTCGGACAGGCTGATGACCGCGGTGAGCACGCGCCCCGGCGGACCGCAGTGCACCCCCGCGGGGAACCCGCGAAGGTCGAAACCGATGTACGAGCCCACGTACCGCCGCAAGGCAGGCGCCGGACGTGCATCGACCCTGGTAGCCCTATGGTCTTCCACCCTCATCAGTGTACGAACCGGCGGTCGGAACATCGATACGGCTGCCGACGGGGGGCGCCGGTGGGGGCCGCCCCGCGGTAGGTGTCCAACGGCGTCACCGACGGCCTCTGCCGGGTCCCGGTCCCGTCAACTGCTGTGCCGTCCGGTCCGGTTCACGGTGGAGGCCGGTGCGCGTCAACAGGGTGATACACCGCCGGCGGGTTCGATCGGCTGCCGCCGATGCGCTGTACTGACACCGTTGCAATACGTCGTCCGATGGATGACAATTCTGATGTCATCGATCTGCTGACAAGGTGGGGGAGGTGCCCGTGAACGCAGCAGAACCGCCGTCCGCGGCCATGGCCGGCGCCCACAGCCCGGCGTCCTTCATCGCCGCGGCGGCGGCCCTTGCAGCCATGGACGACGCTCTGCGCGGCGCGCAGCGCGAGTCCCCCGATGTCGTGGGTCCCGGCCCCGAGCAGGCGCTGGCCTCCCTGATGCTGCTGCGGCAGGTGCGCGAGCATCTCGCCGCCTGGGAGACCGGCCTGATCGAAACCGCTCGCGACGCGGGCGCCAGTTGGGCCGACCTCGCCCGCCCTCTCGGTGTCGCCAGCCGCCAGGCCGCCGAGCGCCGCTACCTGCGCGGTCGCCCCGGCGCCGCCGGAGCCACCGGCGAGCAGCGCGTGGCGGCGGCCCGCCAGGCAAGAGCAGCCGATCGCGCCACCGCTGACTGGGCCCGCGCCAACGCCGCCGACCTGCGCCGTCTCGCCGGGCAGATCACCGCGCTCGCCCACCTCGCGCCCGACGCGCGCCCAGCGCAGACCGCCCTGCACGCTGCTCTCGGCGCCGCCGACGCCGCCGAACTCATCGCCCCCCTGGAGGGCATGCGCCCCTACCTCGATGCCCGCCACACCGGTCTCGTCGAATCGCTGGATGCTCTCGACGCCCGGCGCGCGACCACAGCCGCCGGCGATGACTGACTCCCACTCGCCAGAGGCACACCATGCAGGTGCGGTCCGTCTCGTGCCGAACACGCCGATGACGGGTCAACGATCCGTCCCGGTCCGACCCCGACTCCACGTCCATTCATGACGTTCCCACAGAAAGAGATCCACATGAGCAGCAGTGTCGAGACGCTGGAATTCCAGGCGGAGACCCGCCAGTTGCTCCGGCTGGTGATCCACTCGATCTACTCGAACAAGGACATCTTCCTGCGCGAGCTGATCTCCAACGCCTCGGACGCCCTGG
The nucleotide sequence above comes from Streptomyces sp. NBC_01116. Encoded proteins:
- a CDS encoding transketolase; this translates as MTNTTAAPARGLREFRDLDRLIALMTGAEKHAPAAHSTLDALWVLYDRVLRVTPDTVDDPGRDRFLLSKGHGPMAYYAVLAAHGFFGEDLLPGFGAYDSPLGHHPDRLLVPGAEIGSGSLGHGLPLAVGTVLGLRAQGLTDPRVWVLIGDAELDEGSNHEAIAHAGPAGLEQLHTLVIDNASATHGWPGGIASRFASAGWAAVTVDGRDHEALYAAFTAPHPGRPLAVVARVEPKS
- a CDS encoding helix-turn-helix domain-containing protein yields the protein MFRPPVRTLMRVEDHRATRVDARPAPALRRYVGSYIGFDLRGFPAGVHCGPPGRVLTAVISLSDPLEVAAGVDGGAPVTRFGGVAGGLMSRSVAIHHDGRRQGVQVSLTPLGARAVYGMPASALADRLVPLDELLGALGVELVDRLRAATTWAARFAALDELLLRAVGRGAGGERLPRVRPEVAEAWRSLVAARGRVRVSAVAAELGWSRRYLTERFRDEVGLSPRTFARVLRFEYAHELATAHTPLPWADVAALSGYADQAHLVRDWGEFTGRSPTAWRRGEVLLGTG
- a CDS encoding transketolase family protein, encoding MDTMRDRFITTTSRLLDEEPRLAVVLADISADGFAPARRAHPDRVINVGIREQLLVGAGAGMALTGMRPIVHTFASFLVERPFEQVKLDFGHQGVGGILVSAGGSYDWPAGGFTHMAPGDVALLDTLDGWTVHVPGHPDEAEALLRESVAGDDRVYVRLSLQANREARPVSGKTGFTVVREGRRGIVIAVGPMLDNVLAATEGLDVTVLYATTVRPFDAAGVRRAAGAATSADVVLVEPYLAGTSAAAAGEALIDLPHRVLGLGVGRAELRRYGQLEEHLAAHGLDPRGLRKRITGFLRP
- a CDS encoding MmcQ/YjbR family DNA-binding protein, which encodes MTADAAITAADVRSAALSLPDTTEKPAWGQPTFRVAGKIFASLGDDETAMGVKCPREARAELIAAEPEKFFIREGHDDHYAWMRVRLSALEDAGELAAILADSWRQVAPRRLAAAHPELGVSEEGAAAEQGDG
- a CDS encoding dienelactone hydrolase family protein, coding for MTTISTRTVAYPADGLTMIGHLALPAGVDRRPAVLLGPEGTGLSDVERRRADALAERGYVALAFDLHGGRYLDDPEEMLARCLPLLADPDRMRDIGHAALDVLRTEPRTDPDRIAAVGYGTGGAIGLELGRDGVDLRAIGTLNALTTGRPGEAARIRCPVWAGVGSEDPIVPPAQRDAFAAEMQAAGVDWRLTVYGGALHAFHHPPVDHPAVPGVGHHPRHAQRAWRDVVDLLAECLPVTLAEYLPDEESGA
- a CDS encoding type III effector protein, producing MNAAEPPSAAMAGAHSPASFIAAAAALAAMDDALRGAQRESPDVVGPGPEQALASLMLLRQVREHLAAWETGLIETARDAGASWADLARPLGVASRQAAERRYLRGRPGAAGATGEQRVAAARQARAADRATADWARANAADLRRLAGQITALAHLAPDARPAQTALHAALGAADAAELIAPLEGMRPYLDARHTGLVESLDALDARRATTAAGDD
- a CDS encoding cupin domain-containing protein, giving the protein MRLVDHERNAIDLRTTPVHLGLGSRAKPVEGFAWDPEVLQAYSAAVAADGAEGRMVTIFDGEGPGGHWERHPAGDELVVCLSGSVTVTRDVDGVPDRVALRPGEATVNPAGAWHAVDMAGPATILTITAGLGTDHRPRTSTHPAERIGTPGPQAP